From the Winogradskyella forsetii genome, the window TTTTTACCCTAGATTGATTTAAAACATTTTTCCTGCTAAATAGTTTTGTCTTTCTATATTCTTGACCAAAAAGATAGTAAAAGATTAAGCCCAAGAATGGCAAAGCCAACATCCCAATAATGTAACTTAAAGTCTTAGTAGGGTGTAATTTTTTATGCAAAATTGTGACAACCGCAGACAATGCGATCGTATAATTGAGCACAAATAAAATTTGCCAGATATGGTTTCTAACAAATTCCAAATATTAAGGGGCAGAACTGTAATATCCTTTTTCAGGAATATCAATTACATACGTTTTACGAGTTTTATTATTTAAATGTGGCTCTCTTAACCAAGGATTATGAAGTTTTAAAATTTTATAGTTTATTCCGAAGTGTTTTGCAAACTGTGCAAAATTAGTAACTGCTGTATCCACTTCCACTTTATGGGTTGGCACTGGTTTATACAAATGACTTTTGTTAAAGTTGAATCCATATTTACTTGGATTTGAGAGAATTTCTTTTAATGCTACAATTCTGAACACATAACGGCCAGTTTCCTCTCCTAATAACAAATCGTAATACCCAGTAACATCCTGTTCCTTCAATCGTCTGGAAACACCATAGTTGCCAGCGTTGTAAGCTGCTGCTGCTTTAGTCCATGATCCTAAACTTTCTTTTGCTTTCTTTAAATAATCACAGGCGACTTCTGTAGCTTTTTCTAAATTATAGCGTTCATCCACATTATCATTGACCTCTAAACCATTTTCTCTTCCCGTAGCAGACATAATTTGCCAAACTCCACTTGCGCCTGCAGGCGATTTTGCCGTTTGGACTAATCCACTTTCAATTACTGCTAAATATTTAAAATCATCTGGAACTCCGTTTTTTTTCAAAATTGGTTCTATAATCGGAAAGTACTTTTGAGCACGTTTAAACATCAACAAGCCATTTGATTGCCAATAAGTATTAACCAATAACTCTCGATCCATACGTTCGTAGATGTCTGGATTTTCGATCGGCACGGGCTCACCTGCAAAATTCAAATTTTCTGGCATTTCAAGAGCATACACATTGTAGTTATTCACCATCGGCTCTTCTTTTCCTAATAAATTATCTGAAGGTGCTTTTTCTTCTGGCGATTTTTGCATCGAGAAGATAAACAAGCCTGATATACAGATCACTCCTATTAGTGCTAAACTATTTTTTATGATTTTCATAATTCTATTTTTTTAATTCTTTTTCTTTTTATAAATGTAATCAATATACGGACAAGTTTCAAGTTCAACTTTCAATAAGTTTTGGTAAATTTTCGTTAAACCATTTGTACTTATTAATCACCATAATGTGTGTTCCGCCTTCAACAACGATACAATTTCCTTCACAAGAATAGGGGAAAATAGCGTCATTGTCTCCATGAATATATATGGCTTCTGGGTGTGCTTCTTCTTGATCCCAACAAACCACTTGCTTTATGGCCCAATCGAGATAGGTTTTATCATTTACGGAAAGATATTTTTTGTAGAGATCCACACGTTTTTTTATGGTTTCCCCAAAAGCATATTTAGCCAATAAATCAATATTACTTACTAATTGGGTAGGTAAAATCTTATAAGCTTTGGTTACTTTAAGTAATTTTAACCGTTTTGGTAATTCGTGATGTGATTTTACACTAGAGACCACAAACAATTTTTTAAGCTTTACATATTTACTCATTTCCTGAACCAAAATACCACCGAACGAAACGCCTAAAAGTACCACATTATTGTGCTCAATAAATGTACACATACGTTGGGCATATGCGCTAAGCGTTTCCGTTTTATCAGGAATTTGCCATTCCAACCAATGGATTTTGTATTTATCTTCAGGTAGTTTGATATGCTCAAATATAGAGGGATTGGCAGCCATGCCAGGCATTAAATATACATGAGTCAACTTGGGATTCATAGGTCATTAAACTTTTTAATCGGGACGTCTTAAAGATTTACAATTTAAGGTTTTAACAATAATATCCTAATTTTTTGGATGATTTTTTGTACCTTCGCACAGCAAAACTATATAAATTATAGTATCTACCCTACCGACCGCTGAATTTAATAAAGAAAAATTATGACAGAAACTGCTGAACTAATTGACAATGATTTTCTACGTCAATTTGAATTTAAGGTTGAAAACGACATGGCTATTATTGAGTATTCTTTACAGGAACGTAAGATATTCTTAACAAAGATGATTATTCCTGACGCCTTAAGAACAGACGAATTTGAATTGGATTTTATTGATTTGGTATTCTCAAACATTAAGGAACGAAACATTAGTGTGGTACCAACAAGCCCTGAAATCGCAAAATTTGTAAGACGAAACAGAAAGTATAAACGAATGTTGCCTGTAGGTATTCGTATATAATTTTAGACGTTAGACGTTAGACGTTAGACGTTAGACGTTAGACGTTAGACGTTAGACGTTAGACGTTAGACGTTAGAAAAATAAAAAATCCGAAACTTTGAAAGCTTCGGATTTTTTTTGTTTTAGAGAATGTAGGATTTATATTTTAGTATAAACAAATGTAAGATCTTGAGCTACGACGGCATCAAAATTACTATCGGTAATATACAATCCTTCTTCTATGACAAATGACATCGAATTACCGTTTAATGTACCTACTACATTATCCTCGTAAACCGTACCATCTTCTTCGTATGTTGAAGTGACTGTAATGGTATTTCCATTTACTGAATAAGTGGCAACATCAGTACTTACTTCATTTTCACACTCTATTGTATACATATACTCTGAGGTAGATCCCACTTCCAATTCAGCATAAATATCAGCATAAGAGGTAGACATAATTGTTGCAACGTTATTATTAAAAACAATGGTTTCATTATTATAACAATTCATTTCCTCTAATAAATTAGTACTCACTGTACCATCGTTATTTAAATCATAGGAAGTCCCTGAAACATTCCAAGCTGTGAGTTTCCAAGTACCTTCAATATTACTAGACGTGTTATCATCATCGTCACTAGAACATGAGGTTGTTACAGATAAACTGGTTAAAATAAATAAACCTAGGATAATTTTTTTCATAATTAATATAATTTTTTTGAATTTAGCTGCAAATATAACAGAAGAAACAGATTACACAATCAAATTAGTGTACGAGATGATTTATAAACTCAAACCGAACCAAACCATCTTCATCTATGCTGGTAAGACTCACATTATGAAGCGTATTTACCAATTCCGGGTTCCAAGGTGCCTTTACTTTAACGTAGTTCTCCGTAAATCCATGAATGTACCCCTCTTTGTTCTCGCCTTCAAACAATACAGTTCTTTCCGTGTTTAATTGCTTTTCATAAAACGCACGACGCTTTTTAGCCGATAATCCTCTCAGCATCTTACTGCGCTTGGCTCGTACATTCTTATAAACCGCACCTTTCATTTCTGCCGCTTCTGTATTGTCACGTTCAGAATATTGGAACACATGTAAATATGAAATATCCAAATCATTCAAAAAATTGTAAGTTTCTAAGAAATGCTCATCAGTTTCTCCTGGGAAACCAACTATGACATCCACACCAATACAAGCATGAGGCATCACTTCCTTTATTTTTGACACTCGATCGGCATACAATTCCTTCATGTAACGACGTTTCATTTTTTTTAAGATGTCATTGCTTCCGCTTTGCAATGGAATATGAAAATGTGGTACAAATGCTCTAGATTTTGAGACCAAATCTATGGTTTCGTTTTTTAATAAATTGGGCTCTATGGATGAAATTCTTAGTCGTTCTATGCCATCCACTTTATCAAGTTCAGTAACTAAATCTAAAAACGTATGTTCGTGTTTTTTATTCCCGAATTCCCCTTTTCCGTAATCGCCAATGTTCACTCCCGTTAATACTATTTCCTTAATATTCTGTTCTGAAATTTCTCTGGCATTCTTAAGAACATTCGCCATAGTATCACTTCGGGAAATACCTCTCGCCAACGGAATAGTGCAGTAGGTGCATTTATAATCACAACCATCTTGAACCTTCAAAAACGCTCTGGTTCTATCACCAACGGAGTAACTGCCAACATAGAAATCAGCTTCTTCAATTTCACATGAGTGCACTTCTCCGAAGTCATTTTTCGTTAAGTCGTTTAGATAATCTGTAATCTTGAATTTCTCTGTCGCTCCCAAAACCAAATCTACGCCGTTAACATCTGCTAATTCTTCTGGTTTTAATTGGGCATAGCAACCAATGGCGGCGACAAATGCATCAGAATTATTTTTTTGAGCTTGTTTTACAATGGACTTAAAACGTTTATCCGCATTTTCGGTTACGGAACAGGTATTAATTACATAAATATCTGCCTTTTCCTTAAAATCCACACGGTCAAAACCTTCATCTGTAAAACCTCTGGCAATTGTTGAAGTTTCAGAAAAATTAAGTTTACAACCTAGTGTATAAAATGCGACTTTTTTTGTTGGATTCATTCTTGTACTTTTACCAAGTTGGCAAATTTACAACATATAAGTTATATGCTAAAACTCGCACCATTCTCATTCCATAGATTTCTTTTTGGTACATTACTTTTGATAATATGTTCTTGTACGTCTATAGATAACATTCAAAACGATGATCTCGTTTTTAGATATAACGAACACAAAAACATCGGCTCACTCGATCCTGCCTTCTCAAAAGACCTGGCTGATATTTGGGGAACACATCAGTTATTTAACGGGTTGGTGCAGATGGACGACGCATTAAACGTTAAGCCGTGTATTGCCAAAAATTGGACGATAACCGATAGTGCAAAGACCTACACATTCAACTTGAGAAAAGATGTTCTATTCCATAAGCATGAATTGTTCGGACAAGATTCCACAAGAAAAACAACTGCTTCAGACTTTGAATATAGTTTCAACCGATTGAGAGACAAATCCATTGCATCGCCTGGAAGTTGGGTTTTAAATAAGGTGGACGATTTCTCAGCCCTCAATGATTCAACATTTCAAATTAAATTGAAACAACCTTTTCCTGCATTTCTGGGATTGTTGACCATGAAATATTGTTCCGTCGTGCCAAAAGAGATTGTAGAACATTATGGCACCGATTTTAGGTCGAATCCAATTGGAACAGGCCCTTTTAAATTTAAGCGTTGGGAGGAAAATCTGAAATTGGTCTTTAGACGCAACAATCATTATTTTGAAACCGATTCAACAGGCCAACCACTGCCCTATCTTGAAGCAATTTCAATTACATTTTTACCAGACAAGCAGAGTGAATTTCTTCAGTTTGCACAAGGTAATATTGATTTTGTTTCGGGTTTGGACGGTTCCTATAAGGATGAAATTTTAACGGCTGAAGGAAAATTGAGAGCAAGCTATTCAAATAATGTAAAAATGATTCGTGGGCCATATCTCAACACGGAATATTTGGCGTTTTTTATGGAAACTGAAATAAACACCATTCAATCCAAAAAATTGAGAAAGGCCATTAACGTTGGTTTTGATAAAAGTAAAATGATGACGTATTTAAGAAACGGCATCGGCATTCCTGCATATGGCGGTTTTATCCCAAAAGGATTACCAGGTTTTGATGCTTCTATAGGTTTTACATATCAACCCGAACTAGCCAAACAATTAGTATCTGAATTTAAATCTGAAACGGGCATACAAAACCCTGAAATTACCTTAACCACAACAAGCAATTATTTAAGTTTTTGTGAATTTATTCAGCGTGAGCTTCAAAAAACAGGATTAAACGTTAATGTTGATGTGATACCAGCTTCAAGTTTAAAAGATGCCAAAGCGAATGGCCAGCTCGATTTTTTTAGAGCGAGTTGGATTGCAGATTACCCTGATGCTGAAAATTATTTATCCTTATATTATAGCAAGAATTTTGCACCAAACGGCCCAAATTATACGCATTTTCAAAGCGAAGCCTTCGACCAAATGTATGAAGCTGCATATTTAGAAACTGATCCGCAAGTGAGAGCGCAACTTTATACCAAAATGGATGCTCTAATTATGGACGCTGCACCAATCGTGCCTTTATTTTATGATGAAGTTGTTCGGTTTACGAGAAAGAATGTAGAAGGCTTGGGAATTAATGCTACTAATTTATTGGAATTGAAATTTGTAAGAAAATCAGTTAATATGACGGAAGTTGAATGACGGAAGACGGAAGACGGAATACGGAATACGGAATAGCTAATAGCTTGGGCACAAAGTTCCACAACAAAGGCATAAAGATTCACAAAGAAATGAAGAATTCACTTAACAAATAAATTCTTTTATGTATGGTTAAGTCGAGACGTGACCCTAAAATAATCATTTACCAGAAAATCCCGAGAAATAATACAAATCATCACCACCTTCTCCTCTCAATCGTCTTGAGGATAAATAGCCTGTTGTTAAATCTTCATTTAAGAAAAATGAAAAATCATCTCCACGATCGTTAATTGGTGCATCCAATGAAACTGGTTTTTGGTCGTCATCATTGGATTCCAAATCGTAACTATAGATATCTATACCTCCTTTTCCACCGCGTCTATCGGAAGAGAAGTAAAGCTTATTATCTGCACTGACGAATGGAAAAATCTCAGTTCGAGAGGAGTTAATCTTTTCGCTTAATTTAGTAACTTCACCATAGGTTTTATGGTCCGAAACCGATACTTTATATAAATCTGATTTCCCTTTCGTGCCTTTTACATCGGCAATAAAATATAATGTAGAACCATCAGGGCTTAACGCAGGATGTGCAAAATTGTGATCTGGATCGCAAAATGGCAACGTTGTAAAGTTAGTCCAGCCTATGCCTTCTTCATATTCGGCACGCTGGATCAATAGGTTGAACGTATTCTTATCTTGTAATTTATTCTCTCCTTTTTCCGTATGGTTAGATGTGAAATACATGTACTTTCCGTCTTTGGAATAAGTGGCTACCGACATATTAGACATGCCAACCTCAGGTCTTTTTATAAGCTCCACATTTTTAATTTCACCATTCTCATCTACTGTACCTTCGTAAATACCAAAAAGTTGTTGAGAAAATCCATCTAAAATAGCACGACCTCTCTTAGTCACTAAGTTAGAGCTCAAAAGGATTTTATCATTAACAACCCTTGCCGCAAAATGATCAAGTTTATTATTAATTTTAAGATTTTTAATCTCAACCTCTTGAGAAAATCCAAGGCTTATAAAAAATAAAAAAAGTAGGGTGAATTGGGGTAATCGTTTCATGTTAGTCTCTTCTATAGTGTTTTGTTTCTTCAAATATGTGTTCTAATATAGCTTTGTCTTGTTCCGTAAATTCTTCTTTTCGTCTAGCCATAACCACTTCAGCAACTTCAAATGCTTTATTGGTTTTATAGGTTACAAATCCTTTACTCCCACCCCAAGAAAAACTTGGAACAAAATTCCGTGGAAATCCACTTCCAAAAATATTAGCACTTACACCGACAACGGTACCAGTATTGAACATGGTATTGATACCACATTTACTATGGTCTCCCATCATCAGTCCACAGAATTGTAATCCGGTTTTTGCAAAGCCCTCGGTTTGATAATCCCAAAGTCTGACTTCAGCATAATTATTTTTTAAATTACTATTATTTGTGTCTGCACCAAGGTTACACCATTCGCCTATAACCGAATTTCCAAGAAAACCATCGTGTCCTTTGTTAGAATACCCGAATATCACCGAGTTATTGACCTCACCTCCAATTTTACTATGCGGCCCAACCGTTGTTGGTCCATAAACTTTAGTACCTAATTTTAAAGCTGCATTATTACAAAGTGCCAAAGGTCCTCTAACCATAGAACCTTCCATAACTTCCGCATCTCTTCCAATATATATCGGACCTGAACTTGCATTTAAAGTCGCAAAGTTTAGGATCGCTCCTTTTTCAATAAAAATGTTTTCAGGGTTTACGGTATTTACTGTTGCAGGAATAGGCTGTGACTTTCGATCTTTTGTAATTAAGTTAAAATCCTCAGCAATGGCGTCTCCGTTTTTAGAAAAAATATCCCAAGTATGTTCAATCTTTAAAATATCTCCCTGAAGTTCTATAGCTTCAAATGTTGAGAAATCAGAATGTTCCTCGCCTTCTTTTGCATAAAACGCAATCACGTCTTCATCTTTAAACAATGCCTGATTATGCTCCAAACTCTTTACAATTTCAGCAACCTCATAATTGGGAAGAAATGACGCATTAATCATGATATTATCATCCATTTCAACCATAGGAAACTTATCAGCCAAATAATCTTCCGTAATAGTCGTGGTTGTATATTCTAGATAGGATTCCCATTTTTGACGAATCGTTAAAATACCAACTCTAATATCGGCAACCGGTCTTGTAAAGGTAAATGGCAACAAATTGTTGCGATATGGCCCATCAAATAGTATATAGTTCATAAAAGATTGCTGTTAGAAGCTTGAAAATAGAAGTTATTACTCTAAGTTCCACTAATTAGTGCATCAAAAGTAATCGAATTATAGAAAACAAAAAAGCCTTTCTGTTCTTAGAAAGGCTTTTTTAATTATCTGTGGGCTTCGTTTATTTTTTAAACTTAGCGTATTTGTTTTTGAACTTATCAATACGACCAGCTGTATCTACCAATTTAGATTTACCTGTGTAGTAGGGATGTGATGTTCTAGAAATTTCCAATTTTACTAATGGATATTCAGTACCATCAACGTCAATAGTCTCACTTGTATCTGCTGTAGATTTTGTTAAAAACACATCTTCATTAGACATATCTTTAAACGCTACTACTCTATAATTTTCTGGATGTATTCCTGCTTTCATCACTAAATGCTTTAAATGTATTCGATTTTTCGAGGTGCAAATTTAAGTAATTTTTATAAATGTACAATCTTTTTGATAAATTTTATTTCATAAAAATATGTAACATTTCTCTATCTTTGGATACTAACTAATCAATTAACTACAAAATCAACTAATAATGGAAAAATCTTTAAAATCGTCGGCTACCTCCTACGGAATTTATTTAGCATTAATTTTAACTTCACTGACTATAATTGGCTACGCTGTATATCTCGATCTATTTACCAAATGGTGGTTTGGAATTAGCCAGATGATACTCGTGATTATTTTTGGAATTGTTTCTTCCGTTAAGGCAAGAAAACTTTCAGGAGGATTTATCAGTTTCAAAAATGCTTTTACAGCTTTCTTTATAACTATCGCCATTGGTATCGTAATACCTGCACTTATTGGTTTAGTCATTTTTAATTTTGTTGATCCTGATGCAGCAGCATTATTACAAGAAAAAATAATTCAAACCCAATTGTCCATGATGGAAAATTTTGGGGCTCCTCAATCCGCTATTGACGAAGCAATGAAACAAGCTGAAGCCCAAGGAAGCTTTTTCTCCATTAGTAATTCATTAAAATCTATTGCCTACCAACTTGTCGGCTTTAGTATTGTTGGCTTAATTGTGGCTGCAGTAGTTAAACGAAATGATCCTGACCTTGCTTAAAAATTTTCTCTATTTTTGAAGTCTAGAAATTAGACTACAACTCTATGGACATATCAGTAGTAATACCACTACTTAACGAAGAGGAATCTTTAAAGGAATTACACGATTGGATAGTATCAGTGATGCTGTCCAATCAGTTTTCTTATGAAATTCTATTTATAGATGATGGTAGTACTGACAAGTCTTGGCACATTATTTCCGAACTCGTGGAAATAAACCCGAATGTGAAAGGGATACGGTTTCTAAAAAACTTTGGGAAATCACAAGCCTTGCATGCAGGGTTTGCGCAAGCCAAAGGCGATGTGGTCATTACCATGGATGCTGATTTACAAGATAATCCAGAAGAGATTCCAGAACTTTTCAAAATGATAAAGGAAGAGCATTTCGATTTGATTTCTGGCTGGAAAAAGAAACGTTACGATTCCTATTTTTCTAAAAATTTACCTTCCAAATTATTCAATTGGGCAGCAAGACGAACTTCAGGAGTTAAACTCAATGATTTTAATTGCGGTTTAAAAGCCTATAGCAATACCGTTGTAAAACATATCGATGTTTATGGTGAAATGCATCGCTATATTCCTGTGTTGGCAAAAAATGCAGGATTTACTAATATCGGCGAGAAAGTAGTACAACATCAGGCACGCAAATATGGCCGCACTAAATTTGGCATGAATCGTTTTATCAACGGTTTTTTAGATCTTATCACTATTTGGTTTATTTCGCGCTTTGGTAAAAGACCAATGCATTTGTTTGGTGCTCTTGGCGTAATGATGTTCATTATTGGTTTCGGATTTGCATTCTATTTGGGCATTGACAAATTATTTCTCAATCCAACCGGAAGACTTATCACTGATCGGCCGCAATTCTACATTGCACTATCTACAATGATTATTGGTTCGCAATTCTTTATCGCAGGCTTTCTGGGCGAACTTGTTTTACGTTCTAAACGGGATCAACAACGTTATTTTATTAAAGAAAATTTGAATCTGAAATAAGGTTCAGAATTTATAAGCTTGTTAGTCGGTTTCAAATTGTGAATTGTTTATTTTTGTTAAACAAATTATTCAGCTAATAAATTCTTACAATCATGATTCACATTAAACCAGAAATTTTAGATCGTGTAAACGCTTGGCTAACGCCTACTTTTGACGACGAATCCCAAAAACAAATTAAAAATATGATGGCCTCTAATCCAAAAGAAGTGGAAGAGAGTTTTTATAAAAATCTTGAATTTGGAACTGGTGGAATGCGAGGAATAATGGGCTTGGGCACCAACCGAATCAATAAATATACTTTAGGAAAAAACACGCAGGGCTTAAGCAATTATTTAAAAGAATGTTTCCCAAATGAAGCTATAAAGGTCGCGATTGCCTACGATTGCAGACATAACAGTAATACTTTTGGCAAACTAGTTGCAGATGTTTTTTCTGCCAATGACATCAAAGTTTATTTATTTGAAGATTTAAGGGCTACACCAGAATTATCGTTTGCCTTAAAACATTTAAACTGTCATTGTGGCATTGTGTTGACGGCATCTCATAATCCGCCAGAATATAACGGTTATAAAGTGTATTGGCAAGATGGAGGTCAACTGGTACCACCACAAGATTCAGCTGTAATTGCTGAAATTAATAAATTGGATTATACTGAAATTAAGTTTGAAGCTAATCCAGATTTAATTCAATACATAGGAAAAGACGTTGATGATGTTTTTATTGATGCCTCTGTAAAAAATGGAAGTTTTGACACCTCTGCTGAAGCTAAAGAAAACTTAAATATTGTATTCACATCTCTGCACGGCACCTCAATTACAGCGATACCGGAAACACTAAAACGAGCGGGTTATACTAACGTAAATATAGTTGAAGAACAGCGATTACCAAATGGCGATTTCCCAACGGTAGTTTCTCCAAATCCTGAAGAGCCAGAAGCTTTAAAAATGGCTATGGAATTAGCAGAAAAAGTGGATGGCGATATTGTTATAGGAACCGATCCAGATTGTGACCGCTTAGGTGTGGTGACACGAAATTTAGAAAACGAATTGGTCATCCTTAATGGTAACCAAACCATGTTGTTAATGACCGATTTCCTTCTGAAACAATGGAAAAAGTCAGGAAAAATCAATGGGAAACAATTTGTAGCTTCTACTATTGTTTCTACACCAATGATGACCGTTTTAGCCAATGCTTACGATGTAGAAAGTAAAATTGGTCTGACCGGTTTTAAGTGGATCGCAAAAATGATTAAAGACTTCCCTGAACTGGAATTTATTGGAGGCGGCGAAGAGAGTTTTGGATATATGGTGGGTGATTTTGTTCGAGATAAGGATGCTGTAACTTCCACGCTATTAGCTTGTGAAATTGCAGCACAAGCCAAGGCAAAAGGTAAAACCATGTACCAAGAATTGATTGATCTTTATGTGGAACACGGTTTCTTCAAAGAACGACTAATCTCTTTAACTAAAAAAGGAATTTCTGGTGCAGAGGAAATTAAGCAAATGATGATTGATGCCAAAGCTAATCCACTAAAAGAAATCAATGGTCAAAAAGTGGTTTTGATTGAGGATTATGATTTATCAATTTCAAAAAATCTTCAAACTAACGAAGAAACGACCATAGATATTCCTAAGTCCAATGTATTGATATATTACACAGAAGATGGCAGTAAAATAGCATTGCGACCAAGTGGCACTGAACCAAAAATAAAATTCTATATCAGCGTCAGCACTGATCTTGACAATAAGGCAGACTTCAAAAAAACGGAGCAATTATTGGACGACCGAATTGATGCTATCCTCAAGGATATGAATTTATAATTAATGGATTATATAAAAAAGTTATCACGGTTTATTGTTCCGTACAAAAAGTATGCGTTTTTAAATATTTTCTTCAACGTATTATATGCCCTTTTTGGAACATTATCCTTTGTTTCATTAATGCCGATGCTAAAGGTTTTGCTGAAAACAGCAGAACCTATTGCAGAAAAACCGCAAAGATCTAATTACGATGGTATTTTAGAATATGGCAACTATCTTGAAGATTCTCTTAACTTTTTTATTACCCAAAAAATTGAAGCGGACGGTCAATACAGCGTATTGATAATAATGATCTGTGTGGTATTGGCTACTTTTTTACTTAAAAATGCAGCTGGTTACTTTTCAAATTTTTTTTTAGCCTATCTTAGAAATGGTATTTTAAAAGATATTAGAAATGAGCTGTATCAAAAAACTGTTAGCCTTCCTGTATCCTATTTTTCAGAAAAACGAAAAGGCGATATAATCGCTCGAATATCGGCTGACGTTAACGAAATACAGAATTCATTGTTGGCTATTTTAGAGTTACTAGTAAGAGAACCGCTAACCATCATTTTCACAATTATAGTGATGTTTACAATAAGCCTAAAACTCACCATTTTTGTATTCATATTTATTCCTATTTCTGGTATAATTATATCTAGGGTTGGTAAAAGTTTGAAAAAACATTCGCAACGTGTACAAGAAGAAAATGGCGCATTTTTGTCGGTTTTGGATGAAACTTTAAATGGTCTAAAAGTCATCAAAGGATTTAATGCTGAAGGAAAATTTACGTCAACATTCAAAAACTCAACGTCTAGATTATACAAGTTTTCAAATGATTTAGCTCACAGACAGAATCTGGCGTCGCCAACTTCAGAATTCCTTGGTATTGTAGTAATCG encodes:
- a CDS encoding type B 50S ribosomal protein L31; this encodes MKAGIHPENYRVVAFKDMSNEDVFLTKSTADTSETIDVDGTEYPLVKLEISRTSHPYYTGKSKLVDTAGRIDKFKNKYAKFKK
- a CDS encoding DUF4199 domain-containing protein; this translates as MEKSLKSSATSYGIYLALILTSLTIIGYAVYLDLFTKWWFGISQMILVIIFGIVSSVKARKLSGGFISFKNAFTAFFITIAIGIVIPALIGLVIFNFVDPDAAALLQEKIIQTQLSMMENFGAPQSAIDEAMKQAEAQGSFFSISNSLKSIAYQLVGFSIVGLIVAAVVKRNDPDLA
- a CDS encoding glycosyltransferase family 2 protein, encoding MDISVVIPLLNEEESLKELHDWIVSVMLSNQFSYEILFIDDGSTDKSWHIISELVEINPNVKGIRFLKNFGKSQALHAGFAQAKGDVVITMDADLQDNPEEIPELFKMIKEEHFDLISGWKKKRYDSYFSKNLPSKLFNWAARRTSGVKLNDFNCGLKAYSNTVVKHIDVYGEMHRYIPVLAKNAGFTNIGEKVVQHQARKYGRTKFGMNRFINGFLDLITIWFISRFGKRPMHLFGALGVMMFIIGFGFAFYLGIDKLFLNPTGRLITDRPQFYIALSTMIIGSQFFIAGFLGELVLRSKRDQQRYFIKENLNLK
- a CDS encoding phospho-sugar mutase → MIHIKPEILDRVNAWLTPTFDDESQKQIKNMMASNPKEVEESFYKNLEFGTGGMRGIMGLGTNRINKYTLGKNTQGLSNYLKECFPNEAIKVAIAYDCRHNSNTFGKLVADVFSANDIKVYLFEDLRATPELSFALKHLNCHCGIVLTASHNPPEYNGYKVYWQDGGQLVPPQDSAVIAEINKLDYTEIKFEANPDLIQYIGKDVDDVFIDASVKNGSFDTSAEAKENLNIVFTSLHGTSITAIPETLKRAGYTNVNIVEEQRLPNGDFPTVVSPNPEEPEALKMAMELAEKVDGDIVIGTDPDCDRLGVVTRNLENELVILNGNQTMLLMTDFLLKQWKKSGKINGKQFVASTIVSTPMMTVLANAYDVESKIGLTGFKWIAKMIKDFPELEFIGGGEESFGYMVGDFVRDKDAVTSTLLACEIAAQAKAKGKTMYQELIDLYVEHGFFKERLISLTKKGISGAEEIKQMMIDAKANPLKEINGQKVVLIEDYDLSISKNLQTNEETTIDIPKSNVLIYYTEDGSKIALRPSGTEPKIKFYISVSTDLDNKADFKKTEQLLDDRIDAILKDMNL